In Priestia megaterium NBRC 15308 = ATCC 14581, the following proteins share a genomic window:
- the hpt gene encoding hypoxanthine phosphoribosyltransferase — protein sequence MKQDIQEILISEEEIQQKVKELGKLLSEEYADRFPLVIGVLKGAMPFMSDLIKRVDTYLEMDFMDVSSYGNAMVSSGEVKILKDLDTSVEGRDILILEDIIDSGLTLSYLVELFKYRKAKSIKIVTLLDKPTGRKASIKADYVGFEVPDAFVVGYGLDYQEKYRNLPYIGVLKPQVYSN from the coding sequence ATGAAGCAGGATATTCAAGAAATTTTGATTTCAGAAGAAGAAATACAACAGAAAGTAAAAGAATTGGGTAAGCTATTATCTGAGGAATACGCTGACCGTTTTCCTTTGGTAATCGGTGTATTAAAAGGCGCTATGCCTTTTATGTCTGATCTAATTAAGCGTGTTGATACATATTTAGAAATGGATTTTATGGATGTATCAAGTTATGGCAATGCAATGGTTTCTTCTGGTGAAGTAAAAATCCTAAAAGATTTAGATACATCAGTTGAAGGTCGAGATATTCTTATCTTAGAGGATATTATCGACAGCGGCTTAACGCTTAGCTATCTTGTAGAGTTATTCAAGTACCGTAAAGCTAAGTCAATTAAGATTGTCACACTCTTAGACAAACCAACAGGTCGTAAAGCATCTATTAAAGCAGATTACGTTGGATTTGAAGTACCTGATGCATTCGTAGTAGGGTATGGATTAGATTATCAAGAAAAATATCGTAACCTGCCGTATATTGGGGTTCTTAAACCGCAAGTATACAGCAATTAA
- the ftsH gene encoding ATP-dependent zinc metalloprotease FtsH, whose translation MNRIFRNTIFYLLIFLVIIGVVSFFSGSNQKAEPMRYDTFVQHLDKGDVKSLSMKPERGVYVVQGKLDSYKKDQTFQTYIVDGDKALDRIDAASENNQVEVDFKPADETSGWVTFFTSIIPFVIIFILFFFLLNQAQGGGSRVMNFGKSKAKLYSEEKKKVKFKDVAGADEEKQELVEVVEFLKDPRKFAELGARIPKGVLLVGPPGTGKTLLARAVAGEAGVPFFSISGSDFVEMFVGVGASRVRDLFENAKKNAPCIIFIDEIDAVGRQRGAGLGGGHDEREQTLNQLLVEMDGFGANEGIIIIAATNRPDILDPALLRPGRFDRQITVDRPDVNGREAVLKVHARNKPLDESVNLKAIAMRTPGFSGADLENLLNEAALVAARQDKKKIEMVDIDEATDRVIAGPAKKSRVISKKERNIVAYHEAGHTIIGVVLDEADMVHKVTIVPRGQAGGYAVMLPKEDRYFMTKPELLDKIVGLLGGRVAEEIIFGEVSTGAHNDFQRATSIARKMVTEYGMSEKLGPMQFGQSQQGQVFLGRDLHSEQNYSDAIAHEIDNEIQRFIKESYERAKQILTENRDKLELVAQTLLEVETLDAEQINHLVDHGTLPDRSSHVTDEDVKVNIQTKTDDEEPKA comes from the coding sequence ATGAATCGGATCTTCCGTAATACCATCTTTTATTTACTTATATTTTTAGTCATTATTGGCGTGGTAAGCTTCTTTAGTGGCTCTAATCAAAAAGCAGAACCAATGAGATACGATACATTTGTTCAACACTTAGACAAAGGTGATGTGAAATCACTCTCTATGAAGCCTGAAAGAGGCGTGTATGTTGTGCAAGGGAAGTTAGATTCTTATAAAAAGGATCAAACGTTCCAAACTTACATCGTAGATGGTGACAAAGCACTTGATCGGATTGACGCTGCTTCAGAAAATAATCAAGTAGAAGTTGATTTTAAACCTGCTGATGAAACAAGCGGCTGGGTAACGTTCTTTACGTCAATCATTCCGTTTGTTATTATTTTCATCCTATTCTTCTTCTTACTGAACCAAGCTCAAGGTGGCGGAAGCCGCGTTATGAACTTCGGTAAAAGTAAGGCTAAGCTTTACAGCGAAGAAAAGAAGAAGGTTAAATTTAAAGACGTAGCTGGTGCAGACGAAGAAAAACAAGAACTTGTGGAAGTTGTTGAGTTCTTAAAAGATCCTCGTAAATTCGCAGAGCTAGGTGCAAGAATTCCGAAGGGTGTCTTACTTGTGGGACCTCCTGGTACTGGTAAAACATTATTAGCAAGAGCTGTTGCTGGTGAAGCAGGCGTTCCTTTCTTCTCTATCAGTGGTTCAGACTTTGTTGAAATGTTTGTTGGGGTGGGTGCTTCTCGTGTTCGTGATTTATTCGAAAATGCGAAGAAGAATGCTCCATGTATTATCTTTATTGATGAAATCGATGCTGTAGGTCGTCAACGTGGCGCAGGTCTTGGTGGCGGACACGATGAGCGTGAACAAACATTGAACCAATTGCTTGTTGAGATGGATGGTTTTGGTGCTAACGAAGGTATCATTATCATTGCAGCAACAAACCGCCCGGATATCTTAGATCCAGCGTTATTACGTCCAGGCCGCTTCGACCGTCAAATTACGGTAGATCGTCCAGATGTAAATGGCCGTGAAGCAGTGCTTAAAGTACATGCTCGCAATAAGCCTTTAGATGAATCAGTAAACTTAAAAGCAATTGCTATGCGTACGCCAGGTTTCTCAGGTGCAGATCTCGAAAACTTGTTAAACGAAGCTGCCTTAGTAGCTGCTAGACAGGACAAAAAGAAAATTGAAATGGTTGACATTGACGAAGCAACAGACCGCGTAATTGCAGGTCCAGCTAAGAAAAGTCGAGTTATTTCTAAAAAAGAACGCAATATTGTTGCTTATCATGAAGCAGGACATACAATTATCGGTGTCGTATTAGACGAAGCTGATATGGTACATAAAGTAACCATTGTTCCACGTGGGCAAGCTGGTGGATATGCTGTTATGTTACCAAAAGAAGATCGCTACTTTATGACGAAGCCAGAGCTGCTGGATAAAATTGTTGGATTGCTTGGTGGTCGCGTAGCTGAGGAAATTATTTTCGGCGAAGTGAGTACAGGTGCTCATAATGACTTCCAGCGTGCAACAAGCATCGCTCGTAAAATGGTAACAGAATACGGTATGAGTGAAAAGTTAGGACCAATGCAATTCGGTCAATCACAACAAGGCCAAGTATTCTTAGGTCGTGATTTACACAGTGAACAAAACTACAGTGATGCGATTGCTCATGAAATTGATAATGAAATCCAACGTTTCATTAAAGAAAGCTATGAGCGTGCGAAGCAGATCTTAACGGAAAACCGTGACAAGTTAGAGCTTGTAGCTCAAACATTGTTAGAAGTAGAAACGTTAGACGCTGAGCAAATCAACCACTTAGTAGATCATGGAACTCTTCCAGACCGTTCTAGTCACGTAACAGATGAAGATGTTAAAGTAAACATCCAAACAAAGACAGACGATGAAGAGCCAAAAGCATAA
- a CDS encoding type III pantothenate kinase has product MIFVLDVGNTNTVLGVYDGDELKYHWRVETSRNKTEDEYGMTIKALLEHVSLSFKDIHGIIISSVVPPIMFALERMCQKYFHLKPLVVGPGIKTGLNIKYENPREVGADRIVNAVAGIQLYGSPLIIVDFGTATTYCYIDENKQYMGGAIAPGINISTEALYSRASKLPRIEIARPNSIVGKNTVSAMQAGILYGYVGQVEGIVARMKEQATVNPKVIATGGLATLIAKESDIIDIVDPFLTLKGLQIIYTKNME; this is encoded by the coding sequence ATGATTTTTGTATTAGATGTTGGAAATACGAATACGGTATTAGGTGTATACGATGGAGATGAATTGAAGTATCACTGGCGTGTAGAAACAAGCCGTAATAAAACAGAAGACGAGTATGGCATGACAATTAAAGCCTTGCTTGAGCACGTTAGTTTATCTTTTAAAGATATTCATGGTATTATTATTTCCTCTGTTGTTCCTCCTATTATGTTTGCATTGGAGAGAATGTGTCAAAAGTATTTTCATTTAAAGCCGCTTGTTGTTGGTCCTGGAATTAAGACGGGTTTAAATATTAAATATGAAAATCCGCGTGAAGTGGGAGCAGACCGTATTGTAAATGCTGTTGCTGGAATTCAGCTATACGGAAGCCCTTTAATTATCGTTGATTTTGGTACCGCAACCACATATTGCTATATTGATGAAAATAAGCAATATATGGGTGGCGCGATTGCCCCTGGTATTAATATTTCGACAGAAGCTCTTTATTCAAGAGCATCTAAGCTTCCGCGAATTGAAATTGCGCGACCAAATAGCATTGTGGGAAAAAATACAGTATCTGCGATGCAAGCAGGTATTTTATATGGATACGTTGGACAAGTAGAAGGAATTGTAGCAAGAATGAAAGAGCAAGCAACAGTAAATCCTAAAGTTATTGCTACTGGAGGACTCGCAACATTGATTGCTAAAGAGTCGGATATTATTGATATTGTGGATCCATTTTTGACTTTAAAAGGATTGCAAATAATTTATACAAAAAATATGGAGTAA
- the hslO gene encoding Hsp33 family molecular chaperone HslO: MGDYLVKALAYNSQVRAYAVKTTDTVGEAQRRHYTWPTASAALGRSMTAGVMMGAMLKGEQKLTIKIEGRGPIGVILVDSNAKGEVRGYVTNPQTHFDLNQHGKLDVARAVGTDGTLSVVKDIGMRDQFNGQVPIVSGELGEDFTYYFVTSEQVPSSVGVGVLVNPDNTILAAGGFIIQLLPGTDDKTITAIEQRLQTIEPISKLIQKGLSPEEILEEVLGKENVKFLETMPVEFKCQCSEERIANAIISLGQEEIQSMIEEDGQAEAQCHFCNETYRFDKKQLEEMKEQAI, from the coding sequence ATGGGTGACTATTTAGTAAAAGCATTAGCTTACAATAGTCAAGTTCGCGCTTATGCAGTAAAAACAACGGATACAGTTGGAGAAGCGCAGCGCCGTCACTATACATGGCCTACAGCCTCTGCAGCATTGGGGCGTTCAATGACTGCGGGAGTCATGATGGGGGCTATGCTAAAGGGTGAGCAAAAGCTAACAATTAAAATTGAAGGCCGCGGCCCAATTGGCGTTATTTTAGTAGACAGCAATGCTAAAGGGGAAGTGCGTGGATATGTAACGAATCCACAAACGCACTTCGATTTAAATCAGCATGGGAAATTAGATGTAGCACGTGCTGTAGGTACAGATGGCACGCTAAGTGTCGTAAAAGATATCGGAATGCGTGATCAATTTAACGGACAAGTACCTATTGTATCGGGAGAATTAGGAGAGGATTTCACGTATTATTTTGTGACATCTGAACAAGTCCCATCTTCAGTAGGTGTAGGTGTACTTGTTAACCCTGATAACACGATCTTAGCTGCGGGCGGATTTATCATTCAGCTTCTGCCGGGAACAGATGATAAAACGATTACAGCTATTGAACAACGATTACAGACGATTGAACCAATTTCAAAGCTGATTCAAAAAGGTCTTTCTCCTGAGGAAATCTTAGAAGAAGTTCTTGGAAAAGAAAATGTGAAGTTTCTGGAGACAATGCCTGTAGAGTTCAAATGTCAGTGCTCAGAAGAAAGAATTGCCAATGCTATTATCAGTTTAGGACAAGAAGAGATTCAATCGATGATTGAGGAAGACGGCCAAGCTGAAGCCCAGTGTCATTTCTGTAATGAGACCTATCGTTTTGATAAAAAGCAGCTTGAAGAAATGAAAGAGCAAGCAATTTAA
- the cysK gene encoding cysteine synthase A: MARIANSITELIGQTPIVKLNRLVEEDMADVYLKLEFMNPGSSVKDRIALAMIEDAEAKGVLKPGDTIIEPTSGNTGIGLAMVAAAKGYRAILTMPETMSIERRNLLRAYGAELVLTPGPEGMKGAVNKATELAKEHGYFIPQQFQNEANPEVHRQTTAKEIIEQFGDQLDGFVAGIGTGGTITGAGEVLKEKYPNIKIYAVEPADSPILSGGQPGPHKIQGIGANFIPDTLNTEVYDEVVAVQNDQAFEYARKVAKTEGVLVGISSGAAIYAALKAAKQLGKGKKVLAIIPSNGERYLSTPLFQFEEQTQA, encoded by the coding sequence ATGGCACGTATTGCAAATTCAATTACAGAGTTAATTGGTCAAACACCAATCGTAAAACTAAACCGTCTAGTTGAAGAAGATATGGCGGATGTATATTTAAAATTAGAATTTATGAACCCGGGAAGCAGCGTAAAAGATCGTATCGCATTAGCGATGATTGAAGACGCGGAAGCAAAAGGTGTGTTAAAACCTGGCGACACAATCATTGAACCAACAAGTGGTAACACAGGAATTGGCTTAGCAATGGTAGCTGCAGCAAAAGGATACCGTGCTATTTTAACAATGCCTGAAACGATGAGTATTGAGCGTCGTAATCTGCTTCGTGCATACGGTGCAGAGTTAGTGTTAACACCAGGTCCAGAAGGAATGAAAGGGGCGGTTAATAAAGCAACTGAGCTTGCAAAAGAGCACGGCTACTTTATTCCTCAGCAGTTCCAAAACGAGGCGAACCCAGAAGTGCACCGTCAAACAACGGCTAAAGAAATTATCGAGCAGTTTGGCGATCAGCTAGATGGATTTGTGGCAGGTATCGGTACTGGCGGGACTATTACAGGTGCTGGTGAAGTGTTAAAAGAAAAGTACCCAAATATCAAAATTTATGCGGTAGAGCCAGCTGATTCTCCGATTTTAAGCGGTGGTCAACCAGGGCCTCATAAAATTCAAGGAATTGGTGCAAACTTTATTCCGGATACGCTTAACACGGAAGTATATGACGAAGTTGTCGCTGTTCAAAACGATCAAGCTTTTGAATATGCCCGTAAAGTAGCAAAAACAGAAGGTGTACTAGTAGGTATCTCTTCTGGGGCTGCGATTTATGCTGCGTTAAAAGCTGCAAAACAGCTTGGAAAAGGTAAAAAAGTGTTAGCGATTATTCCAAGTAATGGTGAGCGTTACCTAAGTACTCCATTGTTCCAATTCGAGGAACAAACACAAGCATAA
- the pabB gene encoding aminodeoxychorismate synthase component I: MQQRMTWGESISISKNQWFKKYQELSKEESNHILLESGRGGKFQMMGLKPVAILRGEQNELHIKTDDQTTVQKGNPLHLMRDWMKKFETEVNPDLPPFQGGAIGFISYDYIRYVETIPDLAEDSLKTPDVYFLIFDDVFVYDQEKEKLWIIVNDEADCKEQAHKRIDQYKKDWMEASDEGLSYERIHRVAEKSEVSMSEAAFSDATTRVHEYIGQGDVFQVNLSVRQSQQLQTHPMHIYEQVRKINPSPYMSYMQTEEFHIVSCSPELLVKKAGDEISTRPIAGTRSRGKGDQEDQQLADELIHNEKERAEHVMLVDLERNDLGRVSEYGTVHVDEFMVIEKYSHVMHIVSNVKGKLAHNKDFVDIVDAVFPGGTITGAPKVRTMEIIEELEPVRRGIYTGSIGWIGFNGDMELNIAIRTMIIQDGQAYVQAGAGVVIDSNPKHEYKESLKKAIALWKAKEQSENELSEGE; encoded by the coding sequence ATGCAGCAAAGAATGACTTGGGGCGAATCTATTTCTATCTCTAAAAACCAATGGTTCAAAAAATATCAAGAGTTGTCAAAAGAGGAATCGAATCATATCCTGCTTGAAAGCGGTCGAGGCGGAAAGTTTCAAATGATGGGATTAAAACCTGTAGCCATTTTGCGAGGCGAACAAAACGAGCTTCATATCAAAACGGATGACCAAACTACTGTTCAAAAAGGTAATCCGCTTCATCTTATGCGAGACTGGATGAAGAAGTTTGAAACAGAGGTGAATCCAGATCTTCCTCCTTTTCAAGGTGGAGCAATTGGCTTTATTAGCTATGATTATATCCGCTATGTAGAAACCATACCTGACCTTGCTGAAGATTCATTGAAAACGCCGGACGTTTATTTTCTTATTTTCGATGACGTATTTGTATACGATCAAGAAAAGGAAAAGCTCTGGATTATCGTTAATGACGAAGCAGATTGTAAAGAGCAGGCACATAAGCGTATTGATCAATACAAAAAGGACTGGATGGAGGCAAGTGATGAAGGACTCTCATATGAGCGGATTCATCGTGTTGCCGAAAAGAGTGAGGTTTCGATGTCTGAAGCTGCTTTTTCAGATGCCACAACTCGCGTACATGAGTATATCGGGCAAGGCGATGTGTTTCAAGTGAACTTATCTGTTCGACAGTCTCAACAGCTTCAAACTCATCCTATGCATATCTACGAACAGGTACGAAAAATTAACCCGTCTCCTTACATGTCTTATATGCAGACAGAAGAATTTCACATTGTGAGCTGTTCACCAGAACTATTAGTGAAAAAAGCCGGTGATGAAATCAGTACGAGACCGATTGCGGGAACACGCTCCCGCGGTAAGGGTGATCAAGAAGACCAACAGTTAGCGGATGAGCTTATTCATAACGAAAAAGAGCGTGCAGAGCATGTGATGCTTGTTGACTTGGAGCGTAATGATCTTGGTAGAGTAAGCGAATATGGTACTGTGCATGTTGACGAGTTTATGGTTATTGAAAAATATTCACATGTGATGCATATTGTGTCTAATGTAAAAGGCAAGCTCGCGCACAACAAAGATTTTGTAGATATCGTAGATGCGGTTTTTCCTGGAGGAACGATTACTGGAGCACCTAAAGTTCGTACAATGGAAATCATTGAAGAACTTGAACCAGTTCGACGAGGAATTTATACAGGATCGATTGGTTGGATTGGATTTAATGGAGATATGGAATTAAATATTGCGATTCGCACTATGATTATTCAAGACGGCCAAGCTTATGTGCAGGCTGGAGCGGGTGTTGTGATTGATTCAAATCCGAAACACGAATACAAAGAATCACTGAAAAAAGCAATTGCACTATGGAAAGCAAAAGAGCAGAGCGAAAATGAGCTGAGTGAGGGTGAGTAA
- the pabA gene encoding aminodeoxychorismate/anthranilate synthase component II: MILMIDNYDSFTFNLVQYLGELGHELLVKRNDEITLSEIEVLNPDFLMISPGPCSPNEAGISLEAIEYFAGKIPIFGVCLGHQSIGQAFGGNVIRADKLMHGKTSEMHHDGRTIFKGLDNPFTATRYHSLIVEKSSLPDCFEISAWTAEDEIMAIRHKSLPIEGVQFHPESIMTSYGKEMLKNFIETYEKKRV, encoded by the coding sequence ATGATATTAATGATTGATAATTATGATTCTTTTACGTTTAATTTAGTACAGTATTTAGGTGAGCTAGGGCATGAGCTTCTTGTAAAAAGAAATGATGAAATTACACTTTCTGAAATTGAAGTGCTAAATCCAGATTTCTTGATGATCTCCCCGGGACCATGCAGTCCTAACGAAGCGGGAATCAGTCTAGAAGCCATCGAGTATTTTGCAGGTAAGATTCCAATATTCGGCGTATGCTTAGGGCATCAGTCAATTGGGCAAGCTTTTGGAGGGAATGTGATTCGTGCGGATAAATTAATGCACGGTAAAACATCTGAAATGCATCATGATGGCCGTACTATCTTTAAAGGTCTTGATAATCCGTTCACGGCAACGCGATATCATTCTTTGATTGTAGAAAAAAGTTCACTGCCGGATTGCTTTGAAATTTCAGCGTGGACAGCAGAAGATGAAATTATGGCGATTCGCCATAAATCATTACCTATTGAAGGAGTACAGTTCCATCCTGAATCTATCATGACTTCTTACGGTAAAGAAATGCTGAAGAATTTTATTGAAACTTACGAAAAAAAGCGAGTGTAA
- the pabC gene encoding aminodeoxychorismate lyase produces MYIYVNGEVKPASEATISPFDHGYMYGLGLFETLRVYEGHPFLVEDHLDRLHSSLRELNIVWDYSTQDVLGIINSLLMNNNERNAYVRLNVSAGNGGIGLQVEEYDKPSTIVYMKSMPHPSSPLVKEGLILETKRNTPEGTMRLKSHHYLNNVLAKREVGSDLNKEGIFLTKEGFLAEGIVSNLFFVKGDCVYTPSLETGILNGITRQFIFTLLKKKNIEVVEGLFTVEHLLEGDEAFVTNSIQEIVPLRSIKDKQFSVGDHTLIAQLQKEYRSYTMSLMSRHELHV; encoded by the coding sequence ATGTATATATACGTAAATGGCGAAGTAAAGCCTGCGTCTGAAGCCACTATTTCTCCGTTTGATCACGGATATATGTATGGCCTAGGGCTGTTTGAAACGTTACGAGTTTATGAAGGTCATCCATTTTTAGTGGAAGACCATCTGGATCGACTGCATAGCAGCTTACGTGAATTAAATATTGTATGGGACTACTCTACACAGGACGTGTTGGGAATCATTAATAGTCTGTTAATGAACAACAATGAGAGAAATGCGTATGTTCGATTAAATGTCTCAGCAGGAAATGGCGGAATTGGCTTGCAAGTGGAAGAATACGACAAGCCATCTACAATCGTATATATGAAATCAATGCCTCATCCATCGAGCCCCCTTGTAAAAGAGGGGCTTATTCTTGAGACGAAACGAAATACGCCTGAAGGAACCATGAGGTTAAAGTCTCATCATTATTTAAATAATGTACTAGCTAAGCGAGAAGTTGGTTCAGACTTAAATAAAGAGGGTATCTTTTTAACAAAAGAAGGGTTCTTAGCCGAAGGTATTGTGTCCAATTTATTTTTTGTAAAAGGTGATTGCGTATATACGCCGTCTCTTGAAACAGGTATCTTAAATGGAATTACGAGACAGTTTATTTTTACGCTTTTAAAAAAGAAAAACATAGAAGTTGTAGAAGGCTTATTTACAGTGGAACACCTCTTGGAGGGGGATGAAGCTTTCGTTACAAATTCTATTCAAGAAATCGTACCTCTTCGAAGTATAAAGGATAAGCAGTTTTCAGTAGGAGACCATACGCTGATAGCTCAGTTGCAAAAAGAGTATCGCTCTTACACGATGTCGCTAATGAGTCGACACGAGCTACATGTATAA
- the folB gene encoding dihydroneopterin aldolase, whose product MDKIYVNDMRFYGYHGVFPEENKLGQRFHVDLAVELDLKQAGTTDNLEYSVSYADLYQTCQEVVEKRTFKLVETVAETIASELLSNYELVQACTVKVYKPDPPIPGYYQSVAIEIKRSR is encoded by the coding sequence ATGGATAAAATTTATGTGAATGATATGCGTTTCTATGGTTATCATGGCGTATTTCCAGAAGAAAATAAATTAGGGCAGCGTTTTCATGTGGATTTAGCTGTGGAACTGGATTTAAAGCAAGCTGGTACTACGGACAATTTAGAATACTCGGTGAGCTATGCAGATTTATACCAAACATGCCAGGAAGTTGTAGAGAAGCGCACGTTCAAGTTAGTTGAAACGGTGGCTGAAACGATTGCATCTGAATTGCTTTCTAATTACGAACTCGTGCAGGCTTGTACAGTAAAGGTATATAAGCCGGATCCGCCAATTCCCGGTTATTATCAATCGGTAGCTATTGAAATTAAAAGGAGCCGTTGA
- the folK gene encoding 2-amino-4-hydroxy-6-hydroxymethyldihydropteridine diphosphokinase, with the protein MTTEVYIALGSNIENRMEHLKSGVTGLMKHSEIKVVAVSSVYETAPVGYTNQASFLNMVVKIQTTYSSEHLLDCLQAIEQTAGRKREIVWGPRTLDLDILLYSNEIIHTDRLSVPHPRMFERAFVMVPLNELAPSLILPVAEEKVEIITTRLSDLKDVKLFREQTTGILDMFENNRNDLHK; encoded by the coding sequence ATGACAACAGAAGTATATATTGCATTAGGATCAAATATTGAAAATCGAATGGAACATTTGAAGTCAGGAGTTACTGGCTTGATGAAACACTCTGAGATTAAGGTAGTGGCTGTTTCATCTGTTTATGAAACGGCCCCGGTCGGGTATACGAATCAAGCAAGCTTTTTAAACATGGTAGTAAAAATACAAACAACGTATTCGTCAGAGCACCTTTTAGATTGTTTGCAAGCCATTGAACAAACGGCAGGCCGAAAAAGAGAGATTGTATGGGGACCTAGAACCCTTGATTTAGATATCTTACTTTATAGTAATGAAATCATTCATACGGATAGACTGAGCGTCCCTCATCCCCGAATGTTTGAACGAGCGTTTGTGATGGTTCCTCTAAACGAACTAGCTCCATCTCTTATTCTCCCTGTAGCAGAAGAAAAAGTTGAAATCATCACAACACGTTTATCAGATTTAAAAGATGTAAAATTATTTCGAGAGCAAACAACGGGTATACTAGATATGTTCGAAAATAATCGTAATGATTTACATAAGTGA
- the lysS gene encoding lysine--tRNA ligase has protein sequence MSHEELNDQFLVRREKMSNLRDQGIDPFGQRFERTHTSQQLISEYDELTKEQLEENEVPVSLAGRIMTKRGKGKAGFAHVQDLTGQIQLYVRKDAIGEEQYEIFSSVDIGDLVGVEGVLFKTKVGELSIKVKDFTLLTKALRPLPDKYHGLKDIEQRYRQRYLDLITNPESKQTFISRSRIIQSMRRYLDNHGYLEVETPMMHSIAGGAAARPFVTHHNALDMELYMRIAIELHLKRLIVGGLEKVYEIGRVFRNEGVSTRHNPEFTMIELYEAYADYKDIMALTENLIAHIAQEVLGTTKIQYGHQEVDLTPEWTRLHMVDAIKQYTGVDFWGETSVEEARALAKEHGVEITEHMQYGHIVNEFFEQKVEEQLIQPTFIYGHPVEISPLAKKNAEDPRFTDRFELFIVAREHANAFTELNDPIDQRERFEAQLKEKEQGNDEAHEMDDDFIEALEYGMPPTGGLGIGIDRLVMLLTNAPSIRDVLLFPHMRQR, from the coding sequence ATGAGTCATGAAGAATTAAATGATCAATTTCTCGTTCGTCGCGAAAAAATGAGCAACCTACGAGATCAAGGTATTGATCCGTTTGGTCAACGTTTTGAACGTACACATACATCACAGCAATTAATTAGTGAGTATGACGAGTTAACAAAAGAACAGTTAGAAGAAAATGAAGTACCTGTGTCACTAGCTGGTCGTATTATGACAAAGCGTGGAAAAGGAAAAGCAGGTTTCGCTCACGTTCAAGATTTAACAGGACAAATTCAGCTTTATGTACGTAAAGATGCAATTGGCGAAGAACAGTACGAAATCTTCAGCAGCGTAGATATCGGTGACTTGGTAGGGGTTGAAGGTGTTTTATTCAAAACAAAAGTTGGCGAACTTTCTATTAAAGTAAAAGATTTTACGTTACTAACAAAAGCGCTTCGTCCACTTCCAGATAAATATCATGGTTTAAAAGATATTGAACAGCGCTACCGTCAACGTTACTTAGATTTAATTACAAATCCAGAAAGTAAACAAACATTCATCTCAAGAAGCCGTATTATTCAATCGATGCGCCGTTACTTAGATAATCATGGATATTTAGAAGTTGAAACACCGATGATGCATTCAATCGCAGGTGGAGCAGCAGCTCGTCCGTTTGTGACACACCACAACGCGCTTGATATGGAACTTTATATGCGTATTGCGATTGAACTTCATTTAAAACGTTTAATCGTAGGTGGATTAGAAAAAGTATATGAAATTGGCCGTGTATTCCGTAATGAAGGTGTATCTACACGTCACAATCCTGAATTTACAATGATCGAATTGTACGAAGCGTATGCGGACTACAAAGACATCATGGCTTTAACAGAGAACTTAATTGCACACATTGCGCAAGAAGTACTTGGCACAACAAAGATTCAGTATGGCCATCAAGAGGTGGATTTAACTCCAGAGTGGACAAGACTTCATATGGTCGATGCTATTAAACAATATACGGGCGTAGACTTCTGGGGAGAAACATCTGTTGAAGAAGCTCGTGCTTTAGCAAAAGAACACGGGGTAGAAATCACTGAACATATGCAATATGGACATATTGTAAACGAATTCTTTGAACAAAAAGTAGAAGAGCAGTTAATTCAACCAACGTTCATTTACGGACATCCTGTAGAAATCTCTCCATTGGCTAAGAAAAATGCGGAAGATCCGCGTTTTACTGACCGTTTTGAGCTGTTTATCGTTGCGCGTGAACACGCGAACGCATTTACAGAGCTAAATGATCCAATTGACCAACGTGAGCGCTTTGAAGCTCAGTTGAAAGAGAAAGAACAAGGAAACGATGAAGCACATGAGATGGATGATGACTTCATTGAGGCATTAGAATATGGTATGCCACCTACAGGTGGTCTAGGAATCGGTATTGACCGCCTTGTTATGTTACTAACAAATGCACCGTCAATCCGTGATGTACTATTATTCCCACATATGCGTCAACGCTAA